The stretch of DNA CCATGTCTCTCATAACTGACACAGAACCTAAGTCATTTTCTTCTGCTAGCAAAAATCCTAAGTGGGTTGCAATAAGGGGCTACACCTATAGGTAGTAAATggtttttcaaaatcaaaagacATGCCGATGGTACTATTGAACGCTACAAGGCTAGATTAGTTGCTCAAGGATTCACTCAAACTGAAGGATTGGATTATTTTGAAACATTCTCTCCGGTAGCAAAAATGTCAACTGTCAGAGTTCTCCTTGCATTAAGTTCCATTCATAATTGGCACATACATCAACTTGATGTTAATAACGCTTTCCTTCATGGAGATCTTAATAAAGCTGTCTACATGAAAGTTCCACAAGGGGTTCATTCACCTCAACCAGGTCAGGTTTGCAGGCTCACCAAGTCTCTTTATGGTTTAAGCAAGCAAGCAGGCAATGGTTTGACAAATTGACCTCCTTTCTGATTAGCAATGGTTTCACTCAAGCTCAAGCTGATCACACTCTCTTAACTAAGACTATTGGTAATTCTTTCTTGGCTTTATTAGTCTATGTGGATGATATACTACTAGCAGGCCCTAACTTGTCAGATTTTGATGCTATCAAGACTGCATTGCATTCCAAATTCTGTATCAAGAACTTAGGACAGTTGAAGTTTTTCTTAGGCTTCGAAGTGGATCACTCTTCTAAGGGCATTGCTGTATTGCAAAGAAAGTACTGTTTGGACTTACTTGAAGACTCTGGTTTGAGTAATTCTAAACCTGCCTCTACACCTTTAGATCCTGCTGTTAAGCTCCATCTTGATGATAGCTCACCTCTTGAAGATGTTGGAGCATATAGAAGGTTGGTTGGTCGATTACTCAACCTTACTACCACAACACCAGACATTGCTTATGCTACTCAACAATTGAGCCAGTTTATGTCTCATCCTACTGAGAATCATCACAAAGCTGCCTTCCGAGTTCTAAGATACATGAAACAAGCTCCTGGTAGAGGTCTATTTGTTTTCACGAAATTCTGACTTGCAAATTCAAGGCTTTAGAGATGCTGATTGGGGTGGTTGCTTGGATACTCGTAGATCCatttatggattttttttttttccttggcAATTCCCTTATTTCATGGAAGTCTAAGAAGCAAACTACCGtgtcttgttcttcttctgaaGCTGAATACCGTGTCTTAGCTGCAGCGACACGTGAACTGCAATGGATTTCATTCTTAATACAAGACTTGGCTCAAACTTGTGTACGACAACCTGTCCTATATTGTGATAGCCAGAGTGCTATGCACATTGCTGCCAACCCTGTTTTTCATGAACGAAACAAACATCTCGACATTGATTGTCACATCGTTCGACTCAAGGTTCAAGAGGGTCTCATGCGTTTGTTGCTTGTGCCTTCTGCGTTCCAAGTTGCCAATAGCTTCACCAAGGTTCCTAAGCCTCGTTCCTTCTATGCGCTTGTTAGCAAGCTGGGTTTTGTGAACATTTTCAACCCTCCAACTTGTGGCGAGGTAACAATAGAAGATGAGTAAGCTGTTACTAACTGTTAGAGTTAGTTATATTCTGTTTTAAGTTAGTTAGAATAGATTGCCCCTGTGTATCTGTTAGTTAGTGCCAGCTATTGTGTAACTAACTTGTAATGTATCTTCATTTTTCCAATCTAATGAGAATTGTTCTTACTCATTCTTCTTCTAGTTTCTCTAAGTTTTCTATGCAAATCAAGTTTACTGATAGCGTCTAAACTAGAACAATCCTAAATCCACAGACAAGTTTCTAGAGCCACAAATGATAAGTTTTATTCATGAAGGCATATTCACATATAGAAGTCAAGTTGATTGTCATTCTTGTGTCTGGCCATAAGAGTTTAGAGAGGCTGGTCTAAATGTCAGATTCGCCAAACTGAACAAAACCTTGTCAGTCAAAGCATATTGGCATACAACTAAACTACAAGCTATCTTAAGCAACAGATTGGAGGAAACTTGGTGCAGGAAGTTACAGGAAGGCAAATTGCATCTATGTAAGCATTGTAATTTTCACATTAGTCCCTCCATCCTCATAGAAAAAGTAAATGTTAATTAAGGAGACAAGAAACTTGAATTAGAAGCACAAAGCAATCGAGACAATAACTGATAAGGAATCATTAATactaaatttttcaaattacaTTACACTTCAACAAATGACGAAATTTCAAATAATTCTTAAAGATCAGAACAAATGGAAGCCTAAGCACAGGACCATACTAGGATGGAGATATCATCTATTCATAACGCCAAAATAAATCATAGAATAATACCTGAGATTTAAGAATTTCACGCTCATTTTCTAATGCATCCAAAGACACAAGTTCCTTTGTTAAGAATACTGGTTTTGCCGCCACTACATGCATGGCCAATTCTGATCCAACATGTTGGAGTGCATCTACTTGTGTTTTACCACCATCAACTTCAAGAGATAAGATCCCAGCAATGCGACCCAAACCTAATAATCAAACAAGAAGATGTCAGGATCTTCGTTTGGGTCATGTTTTTAGGTGTTGCGTATAATTTGGTACTTAGAACAAGATATCACGAAAGAAAATTAAAGCAAACTTGTGTGTGGGTCCGCCGTAACGAAAACTGATAATATGAActgagtttttaaaaaaatgattttgattaaaaatgagttgaatttaaaatgacttatatttaagtttacgtaaaagtgagttgaatgataaattttttgGAGCAAAAGCTCGAAATCATAGCTCTAAGGTAGAATTCATTTGAACGAACATGAATTCTCaaatatgtcaaaatcaattttatgcaTCTCAATGCTCACAAAACTGTGAAGGCAAACATGCACAATCGTTATATTAGCTTTGTGTGTTAGAAATAAATTATTGCTggaatcaaaaaataaaatttgaattgagaTGAGTTTGAGTAGTTACTTACCAGGTTGGGGACTGGTATGAAGATATGTAGATACAAGACCGTTAGATGGTGCAGGCATCACATAACCTCTTCTGAGTTTTACATTCTCTCCCATGATAGCAGCTACTTCAGTGATAGCATTTTGAACGGTAGTTTCTCCATTGATCTTTGGATGTTGAAGATTCAATTTCATCTCCTGGTCAAAGAGGGATTTATTCATTTCAATTCAAGTGCGCAAcaatcaagaaagaaaaattaattcaaGGAAATAAGAGGTTAGTTAGTTACTTTGTctagtcttttttataagaaacaattcactttttatattcattgaataactgatgtatgtGGTATATATTTAGACCatatacatcagttattcaaagtgaattgttttttctaaagaggaccggagggagtagttagtTACCTCCAAAGATTGAGGTCCAAAGTTAAAGGAAGAAGAATTAGGAAGCAATAAAGCTTGGTTAGCCAGAGATAGTGCCAAGTGTTGAAAGATGTCATTTCTGGCAACGAAATCAGTTTCGCAGTTGAGTTCAATGAGAGCAGTTTTGTGGTCGTTTTGAGCAAGAGCGAGCAAACCTTCTGAAGCAGTGCGAGATGTTTTTTTGGAAGCGAGAACAATTCCCCTTTTTCTCAGTTCCTTCTGAGCAGCGTCGATGTCCCAATTGGAATCGACGAGAGCCGCTTTCACGTCTTTAATGGGAGCGCTTGTTCTTTCTCTCAATTGCTTTATCAGATTCATTTCATTGGATGCCGAAAATGATGAATAATTGGCACCGGTGAACAGCTTCATATAAACACGTCTGCCAGCTCCGCATAAAGCCATGGCGCTGCACTCACACGTCTAACTTAGAAGGGAAACCctaacaagaaaaacaaagggAAAcatttaacaaacaaaaaaaaatcaaatacatATCTTATCATTATGCGAAACTAAAATTACAAAATGGAAAAATCACCATAGCAACATCTTATGATATTTAAGAAATAACAGCATATTAAATAACAAGTGAATGATGTTGACGATGATCATAAAATGCTGAATCTTATACCATGACAACTAATTAACCTCGTAGAGTTGTTAATATGTTCACTAAGAGGGGTGCTAGGGTCACACCCTCTACCACACTCATTTGAACACACCACGTCATCccttttttaaaatcattaCTCGGCTACCGGAATCTTAGTTgaaagatttatttatttttattattattatttggattgtcACTATTCATCTTCCAATCTCACTGTCTCAAGTCTCAACCAATACTCAGCTCATCATCTCGTTGGATTGTAAGACATCATTCTCAAATTCAAATCCAATCCCCTTGTTGTCTTTATCATGCACTAATAACTAAAACCGGAGAAGCACGAACAACAAAAGACAGATAAAAAATCAACCCAAATACCATTGTAATATTATAATCTAAAAGGAAATTGGAAATACTAAAAGAATTGGAAATCGATAATATCAATCTCATTACCCAGACAATAATAGATTATTCAACACCTAATTCACCATATACCCAAATTGATAATACTACCTTAATCTGTCTTGCAAAAGGGGAACCTAGAAATTGATTGTTCCGCCAAAGCTCGCAATTGAGATGAAGACGAAAACGTCCAACGGAACACGTGATACAGACGGCGACCAAATAAGACTGATTGAGCCTCTGTTTGGTTTGGCGTTGGACAGCACCAAACGCCCGTTTCTTCACTCCAAAAGCGATTCCGTCGATTTCTAAGTGTCTGTTTGGTTAAGCGTTTCCACAGCAGGTACTACGTCACCGTCAATTTGTCAATTTTGCCTCTTTTGCCCTTTCGAAGTCTCAATCGTTAAAAGAAAGGATGAGAATAATTAGAGGTTGTTCACCTGATTTATTTACTGAGAAGGAAGAAACAACAAGGCAGAGGGGAGAGTGCTTGCGGCAGGCGGCGATGTTGTAACTTGTCTCCTGCGTTTTTGCATTTTTAGTTTGAACAGTCAAATGTCTCTATGTTAGAGATGAAgagattggatttttttttaatgagattgggcttttttttttaaggagacATTGGgcctttttattattattaaagtatCCATTTATATTTTACCATTAAAATACAAAGCTGGTATACAAAAAGGTTATCCTAAGTATATATAACTTGTATTCAAGTCTTGTTTATTGTAATGAAACCCTAACATCCTTTTGTCTATACTCTTTGTATTCCTCTTTTGTTAACACGTCCAACCATTAAAAAAGTGAGTAACACACAAACTATATTGAATTTGAAGGACACTTTCACCATCAACATCATTTCACAACTTATCATTTATTCTCTTTCAAAACCGCAATGTCATAACAAACATATGCAAATGttgtcattttttattaagaataattcaataaattataaattaaaaaactatgACATCTACAAACCTACTTAAGTCTTAATACTTATGTTTATATATACAATGCAATACAAAGAGAAAAatctacaaaaaaattaaaataaatagaataaaaacattttttcttattttgttttacaaaaatccatttaaaaaaaaaaactaaaatcctAAAGAAAATAAACTCAGCAGTTCCATAAAATAGAGAAAAGTTAAAGCTGCAATTACTCAACTTTGTTCGTAAAGAAGCAGAAGCCACCGGAAAACGCAGATGAATTTAGTTGCTTCGCCGGAAAACGCAGATGAATCAGTGCAGGTtttatttcttcatctttttatGTTTCCGATTTCTTTCCCCTCTCCTGGTGCGGCACCATTCCCTTTTAAATTTACTAAACATATGATATGACAATTATCAAGTGGATTGGTGAACATATTAAGAACTCTATGAGGTTAATTAGTTGTCATGGTATAAGATTCAGCATTTTATGATCATCGTCAATATTATTCACTTGTTATTTAATATGCTGTTATTTCTTAAATATCATAAGATGTTGCTATGGTGATTTTTCCATTTTGTAATTTTAGTTTCGCATAATGATAAGATatgtatttgatttttttttgtttgttaaatgTTTCCCTTTGTTTCCCTTCTAAGTTGGACGTGTGAGTTCAGCACCATGGCTTTATGCGGAGCATTTAAATACAATaagtaattattatattttgataaaataacataatattacaaaattttgtgcaattatttaaatacaataagtttttttatgtagatagacgaaatgacgtCTGACCGaacaatttcaacatttttgtCCGTTGAACTAAAAATTTggacatttaaatataataagttatttgattaataatagatacataaatattgtaaaaaaaaaaagataatggTATAATAGGGGTTtcgtaaaaatcaaataaaacaatacgagttaaaatatacaattattttgtatttcaatcatatataatattcaatataatttgataattgatatgtATGATTTAAAGAGTCGTATTTAAACCCACTTAAGTTGGTGCATTgttattggcttgggacctgggagtgtgctcctcttgaggtctgaggttcgattctctctgacgccaatttgggtgagctaatttagcttcttaaaaaaaaaaaagtcgtatttaatacattaaaaaaaaagagagacatATGATTTCTTTACAATATATATTGATGGGAATATAGttgttgtgttatttgttattgaaatgcatgactataTACGTCATATTTAACTAATGAAAACGAGAGAAAATCAATTAAgtgtgaattatctaatatttaatatttatttttatttaaaattaataatatattaattttgtcatattttctttaattaatattcacgacacttaaatttctaatttaaaaataaaattatgggTAAATATCTTTTTACCCTCCTGCAAAGtagatgaattttattttaccctcgtaaaagaaaaatttgtgatTCTCAACATCTAAAACTATAGTAAGACGTCGCTCTGCTGCGCACTCTGATAAATAAATACATCGGTAAAATTTATAATCTAAGTGAActtttaaaatgaaaagaaagaaaagaatctCATAAAAGTCAACACAAATCAgaaaacaattataattataataatgtaACAACATCATATAAAATAACGAAATTATTATAATCGTCCTAAAAATAATCagttctttttcaataaaatagcACAACAATTCactagaaattttttattccttttgaCTAGAAGGCtacaaaatttattcaatagAGAGTTCATATATAAATGAAAACATAGCCAAGTATttgggtgtggttatggtgcataagccaaaacttatgcaccatgcataaacttgctaCCTACACCCAgcatatttgcttcctacaccaaaagtcagcCCAAGCACAAAATTAGGCAAttcattactcgcgcgccccccatatactaccacATTACTTGCGTGCCCCCCATTTGCTTAGTGCACccctcagttttttttttctttttctccctagatttcttgtgagccccctaattttttttcctccccagatttctagcgcgcccccaatttttttccctcctccaaacttctagcgcaccccccaaatttctagcacgccccccgtttccaattaaataataactgtTGTttctttgaagtatatattataagaatccatttttaattaattttcgtcatacaccccctcaaAGCCCAAAATAATAAccaatggttcatgtatatataaagcatacttgtaaaacatacaatttaattttaagttttatcaatcataatcacaatataaataaaatctcatacattaattacatatatatatatatggatttttttctttacaataaaaatgaTCGAAttcaatatctcatgcatactatccaaattgttctcaactaaactaaccctaattgctttatatgattttttgctttatgtagcatggtttggtaaaatggttatgtgatgttttacttaataacaatggtttcagtgtataacatcttggcactaatgcccatatgaaatcatttgactaaaataatggtttcagtgtataacgctatgaaaccatgtaactagactaatggtttcagtgtataacatcttgaaaccaaataacaagactaatggtttcagtgtataacgctatgaaaccatatAACTaaacaaatggtttcagtgtataacatcttgaaaccaattaa from Trifolium pratense cultivar HEN17-A07 linkage group LG5, ARS_RC_1.1, whole genome shotgun sequence encodes:
- the LOC123884192 gene encoding elongation factor Ts, mitochondrial-like; translated protein: MALCGAGRRVYMKLFTGANYSSFSASNEMNLIKQLRERTSAPIKDVKAALVDSNWDIDAAQKELRKRGIVLASKKTSRTASEGLLALAQNDHKTALIELNCETDFVARNDIFQHLALSLANQALLLPNSSSFNFGPQSLEEMKLNLQHPKINGETTVQNAITEVAAIMGENVKLRRGYVMPAPSNGLVSTYLHTSPQPGLGRIAGILSLEVDGGKTQVDALQHVGSELAMHVVAAKPVFLTKELVSLDALENEREILKSQAEASGKSQMAIDKMVEGRLRKYFEDVVLMDQKFVMNDTMKVKAVLDNLSKEVGSSVRIVRFLRMEVGEGIARQETDASEAVAQAA